Sequence from the Candidatus Delongbacteria bacterium genome:
CCCGGACGCCGGCTTCCGCTGGACCAGCGAGACCTTCTGGGCCATCGAGCAGTACTGGAGGCTTGAGGACTCCGCGGGTCGCGAGCGGCTGCTGCATGCCATCCGCGAGGGTGTGATCGGGCTCTCGGGCAGCTACCTGAACTTCAGCGAACTGGCCGATCTGCCCCTTTTGCGCAGCGTCACCGGGCGCGCCCGAACCTTCGCCGATGCGCACGACCTGCCGCTGGACTCGGCGATGACCGCCGACATCAACGGGCACGGCCGTGGTCTGGCCACGGCCCTGCTGGATCACGGCATCCAGAATCTTTTCACCTGCATCCACACCCACCACGGCATGTTTCCCCTGAAGCGGCACATGGCCTTCCGCTGGCGACAGCCCGATGGGCGCGACCTGCTGGTCTGGAACGGCGAGCACTACCACTTCGGCAACGAGCTGGGTCTGATGCCCGACGCGGGCGCTTCCTATCTGATCAAGGACGAGTGCGACGCGTATACCGTGTTCCACCGCACGGAACTACTGGCGGAGCGGCGGATTCCCCGTCTGGTGCAGCGCCTGCGTGACGACGGCTACACCCGGGATTTTCTGCCCCTGATGATCTCGGGGCTGCGCACCGACAACGGCCCGCCCGGCGAAGGCGTGATCCAGCGCCTCGCGGATTGGAACCAGCGCCACGGAGAACAGTATCCCGTGCGCCTGGTCACCCTGGGAGAGTTCTTCAAGGAACTGCGGGCCTCGGCTGACCCCATTCCGGTCTTCGAAGGCGACTGGCCCGACTGGTGGAGCGACGGAGTGGTGGCGGCCCCCGCGGCCACCCGCCTCTTCCGCCAGGCCCAGCGCCAGCGCGTGCGCCTGCGGGAGCTGGAAGCGCAGCTGCCGGACGCGCCTGCCTGTGACACGCACGAACTGGACGAGCTGCTGGCCCTGTACGCCGAGCACACCTGCAGCCACAGCGACGCCATGAGCCAGCCCTGGCACCCGCTGGTGGAGGGCATCGCGGGCATCAAGGCCGCTTGCGCGGCCCGGGCACTGGAATGGGTCGAAGACCGGCTCGCCCTCGTCCGCGAAAGACTGGGCGATGCGCCCCTGGCCGCGGGACGGCCTCTGGTCTGGACCGCACTCAACAGCTCCACGTTGGATTTCGATGGCCCGGCCAACCTGGATGTGGGACACTACGAGTATCACGAGCGTCATCTGGACCGCGGAGCCCGGGTCATCGACCGGATCACGGGCAAGGAGCTGGACTGTCAGCGGGAATTCATCCCCGGGGCTGCGCGCTGGACGGTGGCCCTGAGTCTGGCCCCGGGCGAGCGCAGAGACCTTGAGTTGCTGCCCCAGGGTTCGAGCCCCGCACTGGGGACGCCGGAAGCCAAGCCCGCGACGCCGGATTCACGGAACTCCGGAACGCTCACCAGCCCTCACGGGCGTCTCTCGTGGCAGACGGGAGAGGGCATCGTGGCCTTCGAGGACGCCACGGGCGCCAGCCTGCTGGACCCAGAGCGTCGCTGGGCGCCCTTCACTCTGATCCATGAACTGAGTCCACCCGCGGACGGGGAATCGATCTGCGGGGTGCGCTCGCGCATGGGCCTGAACCGCAAGAATCCCGATGTGATTCGTTCTTCGGCAACCCTGCAGCGGTTTCTGGACGAGGAGCGTGGGCCGCTGTATCACCAGATCGAGCTCGAATATGCCTGCGCCGGCTGTGGCACGGTGCGACTGCAGTTGCGGCTCTGGCAAGCCTGGCCGCGGCTGGACATCGAGCTGCGCCTGCACAAGCAGAGCAACTGGGAACCCGAGAATCTGTACCTGGCCCTGCCCTTTGCCTGTCCGGGAGGCCACTCCGTGCTCTGGGT
This genomic interval carries:
- a CDS encoding glycoside hydrolase encodes the protein MTHTPPFTLLLIQHSHTDVGYTALQPTIAHAHARFLRQALEIHQRHPDAGFRWTSETFWAIEQYWRLEDSAGRERLLHAIREGVIGLSGSYLNFSELADLPLLRSVTGRARTFADAHDLPLDSAMTADINGHGRGLATALLDHGIQNLFTCIHTHHGMFPLKRHMAFRWRQPDGRDLLVWNGEHYHFGNELGLMPDAGASYLIKDECDAYTVFHRTELLAERRIPRLVQRLRDDGYTRDFLPLMISGLRTDNGPPGEGVIQRLADWNQRHGEQYPVRLVTLGEFFKELRASADPIPVFEGDWPDWWSDGVVAAPAATRLFRQAQRQRVRLRELEAQLPDAPACDTHELDELLALYAEHTCSHSDAMSQPWHPLVEGIAGIKAACAARALEWVEDRLALVRERLGDAPLAAGRPLVWTALNSSTLDFDGPANLDVGHYEYHERHLDRGARVIDRITGKELDCQREFIPGAARWTVALSLAPGERRDLELLPQGSSPALGTPEAKPATPDSRNSGTLTSPHGRLSWQTGEGIVAFEDATGASLLDPERRWAPFTLIHELSPPADGESICGVRSRMGLNRKNPDVIRSSATLQRFLDEERGPLYHQIELEYACAGCGTVRLQLRLWQAWPRLDIELRLHKQSNWEPENLYLALPFACPGGHSVLWVDKAGGMLRPGIDQLPGTLQDWFCLQGGFALCGTEAGLALSMPDSPLLQTGPLEYGERRLHDPAAPTPPTELHAWLMSNYWETNFNADLGGFHGFRFVLGWGAGLTTPVQAQQELRKLDQELAMLRHSAGPN